In the genome of Tropicibacter oceani, one region contains:
- a CDS encoding (2Fe-2S)-binding protein: MAKQIVTLTVNGEKHEVAAEPRELLVYVLREKLRITGPHVGCETSHCGACTVDMNGKSVKSCTVFAAQADGAEITTIEGIGSPDALHVLQEMFREHHGLQCGFCTPGMITRAYRLLQENPNPTEEEVRFGIAGNLCRCTGYQNIVKSILAAAAQLNAAKEAAE, translated from the coding sequence ATGGCTAAACAGATCGTCACTTTGACAGTCAACGGCGAAAAGCACGAGGTGGCCGCAGAGCCACGCGAACTGCTGGTTTATGTCCTGCGCGAAAAGCTGCGCATCACCGGCCCGCACGTGGGCTGCGAGACCAGCCATTGCGGCGCCTGCACCGTCGACATGAACGGCAAGTCGGTCAAATCCTGCACCGTCTTTGCCGCGCAGGCCGATGGCGCAGAGATCACCACCATCGAAGGCATCGGCAGCCCGGACGCGCTGCATGTGCTGCAGGAGATGTTCCGCGAACATCACGGGCTTCAGTGCGGGTTCTGCACCCCCGGCATGATCACCCGGGCCTATCGCCTGCTGCAGGAAAACCCCAACCCGACAGAAGAAGAGGTGCGGTTCGGCATCGCCGGAAACCTGTGCCGCTGCACCGGGTACCAGAACATCGTGAAATCCATTCTGGCTGCCGCCGCGCAGCTGAATGCCGCGAAGGAGGCCGCAGAATGA
- a CDS encoding TRAP transporter small permease has protein sequence MQRVHRTVLALARMMAVIGGSVLTLLILIICISILGRTANSLLHSDFMMGAAPGMAQSLIDLGIGAIRGDFELVEAGMAFCIFAFLPLCQVTGGHASVDIFTNFLPRGANRFLIFLGEALFAVALVVIAWQLDAGMDRKMRSGETTLLLQFPVWWSYAASLVGAVAAAAAGAYMALVRGLELLTGRVIVANAVGADH, from the coding sequence ATGCAACGCGTTCATCGCACGGTACTGGCGCTGGCACGGATGATGGCAGTGATCGGCGGGAGTGTCCTGACACTTCTGATCCTGATCATCTGCATTTCGATCCTTGGCCGCACGGCCAACAGCCTCTTGCACTCGGACTTCATGATGGGGGCGGCCCCCGGCATGGCGCAATCGCTGATCGATCTTGGCATCGGCGCGATCCGCGGCGATTTCGAACTGGTCGAGGCGGGGATGGCTTTTTGCATCTTTGCCTTCCTGCCGCTGTGCCAGGTGACCGGCGGCCATGCTTCGGTCGATATCTTCACGAATTTCCTGCCGCGCGGGGCCAACCGGTTCCTGATCTTCCTGGGCGAGGCGCTTTTTGCCGTGGCGCTGGTGGTCATCGCCTGGCAGCTGGACGCCGGGATGGATCGCAAGATGCGCTCGGGCGAGACGACCTTGCTGCTGCAATTCCCGGTCTGGTGGTCCTATGCGGCCAGCCTGGTGGGCGCGGTCGCCGCCGCTGCGGCCGGGGCCTACATGGCGCTGGTGCGCGGACTTGAATTGCTGACGGGCCGCGTGATCGTGGCCAATGCCGTGGGGGCAGACCATTGA
- a CDS encoding FAD binding domain-containing protein gives MIPAPFEYHRPDSVEAALALIAQHGDDARVVAGGHSLIPMMKLRMAEVPHLVDLQAIGTLKGICIDAGRVHLGAMVTQHELIVDEALASAAPILREAALQIADPQVRYMGTVGGNVANGDPGNDMPGLMQALDAVFTLQGPDGTRDVAARDFYEAAYMTAREDDEILTQVSFEIPKGGQSYEKQKRKIGDYATAAAAVILHKQGDQCSAASIAMTNLSDTPVWSEAAGAALVGTGCDKAAVDAAVAAMLGDIDPTEDNRGPVEFKKHAAAVILRRAIARAWDRA, from the coding sequence ATGATTCCGGCACCATTCGAATACCACCGGCCCGACAGTGTCGAAGCCGCGCTGGCGCTGATTGCGCAGCACGGGGATGACGCGCGGGTCGTCGCGGGCGGGCACAGCCTGATCCCGATGATGAAACTGCGCATGGCCGAGGTACCGCACCTGGTGGACCTTCAGGCCATCGGTACGCTCAAGGGGATCTGCATTGACGCGGGCCGGGTGCATTTGGGTGCCATGGTCACCCAGCACGAGCTGATCGTCGACGAGGCGCTGGCTTCGGCCGCGCCGATCCTGCGCGAGGCGGCCTTGCAGATCGCCGATCCGCAGGTGCGTTACATGGGTACCGTGGGCGGCAACGTGGCGAACGGCGATCCCGGCAACGACATGCCCGGGCTGATGCAGGCACTGGATGCGGTGTTCACCTTGCAGGGGCCGGATGGCACCCGCGACGTCGCGGCGCGCGATTTTTACGAGGCGGCCTATATGACCGCCCGCGAGGATGACGAGATCCTGACGCAGGTCAGCTTCGAGATCCCAAAGGGCGGGCAGTCCTATGAAAAGCAAAAGCGCAAGATTGGCGATTATGCCACGGCGGCGGCGGCGGTGATCCTGCACAAGCAGGGCGATCAATGCAGCGCCGCCAGCATTGCCATGACCAACCTGTCCGACACACCCGTCTGGTCCGAGGCGGCCGGGGCGGCCTTGGTCGGTACGGGCTGCGACAAGGCGGCGGTGGATGCCGCCGTGGCGGCCATGCTGGGCGACATCGATCCGACCGAGGACAATCGCGGCCCGGTCGAATTCAAGAAACATGCGGCAGCGGTGATCCTGCGCCGGGCGATTGCCCGCGCCTGGGACCGGGCCTGA
- a CDS encoding TRAP transporter substrate-binding protein, which produces MTTRRKILGVAGAALAVSLMSSAAFAQEVTLKLHQFLPAQANVPKQVLDVWADNVEKDSEGRIKVERYPSMQLGGVPPELMDQAMDGVADVVWTVVGYTPGRFPTTEVFELPFMVDDARAASYAYWKMFETHMKDTEFADVHILGTWVHGPGMFHTNKPVAVPGDLQGMKIRGGSRLVNDLLTRVGAEPIGMPVPAIPEGLSKGVLDGTTIPWEVTSALKVPELVKNHTEFEGPALYNLTFVLAMNKDRYDGLPDDLKAVVDANSGLAFSIFAGGTQADADGPARQIAVDMGNTIVTVTEEQAKEWDALVNPIYATWVEDMKGKGKDGQALIDEARALMAEYTADMDTYTAK; this is translated from the coding sequence ATGACCACTCGTAGAAAGATCCTTGGCGTTGCAGGTGCGGCTTTGGCCGTGTCGCTGATGTCGTCTGCGGCCTTTGCCCAGGAGGTGACGCTCAAGCTGCACCAATTCCTGCCGGCGCAGGCCAACGTGCCCAAGCAGGTCCTGGACGTCTGGGCCGACAATGTCGAAAAGGACAGCGAAGGCCGCATCAAGGTGGAACGCTACCCCTCGATGCAGCTGGGCGGCGTGCCGCCGGAGCTGATGGATCAGGCGATGGACGGCGTTGCAGACGTGGTCTGGACCGTGGTCGGCTATACCCCGGGCCGTTTCCCGACGACCGAAGTGTTCGAACTGCCCTTCATGGTGGATGATGCCCGCGCGGCCAGCTACGCCTATTGGAAGATGTTCGAAACCCACATGAAGGACACCGAATTTGCCGATGTGCATATCCTTGGCACCTGGGTTCACGGCCCCGGCATGTTCCACACCAACAAGCCGGTTGCCGTTCCCGGCGATCTGCAGGGCATGAAGATCCGCGGCGGCTCGCGCCTTGTGAACGACCTGCTGACCCGCGTCGGCGCCGAGCCCATCGGCATGCCGGTGCCCGCCATCCCCGAGGGCCTGTCCAAGGGCGTTCTGGACGGCACCACCATCCCGTGGGAAGTCACCAGCGCGCTGAAGGTGCCGGAACTGGTCAAGAACCACACCGAGTTCGAAGGCCCGGCGCTGTATAACCTGACCTTTGTTCTGGCGATGAACAAGGACCGCTATGACGGTCTGCCCGACGATCTGAAGGCGGTTGTGGATGCCAACTCGGGTCTGGCCTTCTCGATCTTTGCCGGTGGCACGCAGGCCGATGCCGATGGCCCCGCCCGTCAGATCGCCGTGGACATGGGCAACACCATCGTCACCGTGACCGAAGAGCAGGCCAAGGAATGGGATGCCCTGGTCAACCCGATCTACGCGACCTGGGTCGAGGACATGAAAGGCAAGGGCAAGGACGGTCAGGCGTTGATCGACGAAGCCCGCGCCCTGATGGCCGAATACACCGCGGACATGGACACCTATACCGCGAAATAA
- a CDS encoding MHYT domain-containing protein encodes MLDYSHNPAFVLASLAIALIAAFSGLSLTQGLSKMSETVRKIAVSASAVILGWGIWSMHFVAMLGLDLPIAFFFDPLVTLISALTAILFMGLALLIVHFGQRTRAKIVTAGAVVGIGIPVMHYIGMSGMELCAPVYSAAGVVAALVLSIGLSVLSFLIAYDGRSARNIVLGTLGFGLAVFAVHFIAMAGTGFVPMPEASAILPPMSPGVLAFGVTISAFVLSGIFLLNGASFATRLGGVSAAPAKMAPEDPSRAAVPPAPPTPAAPAPAPDTATEIAPPGAVPAGLRIPYEAEARTHFIAANEVSAVRAEGHYTVLYSGASKLFCPWSITEAEARIPKDRFIRTHRSYLVNLDHVTSFERKKDNGVCFFEGTAALPKVPVSRSRLAEVRDRLGM; translated from the coding sequence TTGCTGGACTACAGCCACAACCCGGCCTTTGTGCTGGCCTCGCTGGCCATCGCGCTGATCGCTGCCTTTTCGGGTCTGAGCCTGACGCAGGGCCTGTCGAAAATGTCCGAAACGGTGCGCAAGATCGCCGTGTCGGCCTCGGCGGTGATTCTGGGCTGGGGCATCTGGTCGATGCATTTCGTGGCGATGCTGGGGCTGGACCTGCCGATCGCCTTTTTCTTCGATCCGTTGGTCACGCTGATCTCGGCCTTGACGGCAATCCTGTTCATGGGGCTGGCGCTGCTGATCGTGCATTTCGGCCAGCGTACCCGCGCCAAGATCGTCACAGCCGGGGCGGTGGTGGGGATCGGCATTCCGGTGATGCATTATATCGGCATGTCGGGGATGGAGCTGTGCGCGCCGGTCTATTCGGCGGCCGGTGTCGTGGCGGCGCTGGTGCTGTCCATCGGGCTGAGCGTGCTGTCCTTTCTGATCGCCTATGACGGGCGCAGCGCCCGTAACATCGTGCTGGGCACGCTGGGGTTCGGGCTGGCGGTCTTTGCAGTGCATTTCATCGCCATGGCCGGAACCGGTTTTGTGCCGATGCCCGAAGCCAGCGCCATCCTGCCCCCGATGAGCCCCGGCGTGCTGGCCTTTGGTGTCACGATATCCGCCTTTGTGCTGTCGGGGATTTTCCTGCTGAACGGCGCCAGCTTTGCCACGCGGCTGGGGGGCGTCAGTGCGGCGCCCGCCAAGATGGCGCCCGAGGATCCGTCGCGGGCTGCGGTGCCGCCGGCGCCGCCCACGCCCGCCGCCCCTGCCCCTGCCCCGGATACTGCCACGGAAATCGCGCCACCGGGCGCCGTGCCCGCCGGACTGCGCATCCCCTACGAGGCAGAGGCGCGCACGCATTTCATCGCCGCGAACGAAGTTTCGGCGGTGCGCGCCGAGGGGCATTATACCGTACTTTATTCCGGCGCCTCCAAGCTGTTCTGCCCCTGGTCGATCACCGAAGCCGAGGCGCGCATACCCAAAGACCGCTTTATCCGCACCCATCGCAGCTATCTGGTGAACCTGGACCATGTCACCAGCTTCGAGCGCAAGAAGGACAACGGCGTGTGTTTCTTTGAAGGCACCGCTGCATTGCCCAAGGTGCCGGTCAGCCGGTCGCGCCTGGCCGAGGTGCGCGACCGGCTGGGCATGTAA
- a CDS encoding aerobic carbon-monoxide dehydrogenase large subunit: MKDLDEREERKDALKGLGCSRKRVEDARFTQGKGNYIDDVNLPGMLHGDFVRSPYAHARVVSIDTSAAMALDGVVAVLTAKDLEPLGLHWMPTLAGDKQMVLADGKVLFQGQEVAFVVAKDRYIAADAVELVEVEYEDLPVLVNPFEALKSDVVLREDIKDEKEGAHGARKHHNHIFTWEEGDKEATEQAIGAAEVVAEEMVYYHRTHPCPLEPCGSVASMDKVNGKLTLWGTFQAPHVVRTVASLLSGIEEHNIRVISPDIGGGFGNKVGVYPGYVCSIVASIVTGVPVKWIEDRMDNLMATAFARDYWMKGRISATKEGKITGLDVHVTADHGAFDACADPTKFPAGFFHIVTGSYDIPVAHVAVDGVYTNKAPGGVAYRCSFRVTEAAYCIERMIEVLAIELGMDAAELRRINFIKKDQFPYQSALGWEYDSGDYHTAWDKALKAVDYEGLRKEQAQMLEDFKAGKSRKLLGIGLTHFTEIVGAGPVKNCDILGMGMFDSCEIRIHPTGSAIARLGTISQGQGHATTFAQILASEIGLPADSITIEEGDTDTAPYGLGTYGSRSTPVAGAATAMAGRKIRAKAQMIAAYLLEVHDDDVEWDVDRFAVKGAPERFKTMKDIAYAAYNQAIPGVEPGLEAVSYYDPPNMTYPFGAYICVMEIDVDTGEHKIRQFYALDDCGTRINPMVIDGQVHGGVTEALAIAMGQEIAYDEMGNCKTGTLMDFFLPTAVEVPNYQTDHTVTPSPHHPIGAKGVGESPNVGGVPAFSNAVHDAFRPFGLRQSHMPHDHWRIWKIAQTLGLHD; this comes from the coding sequence ATGAAGGATCTTGATGAACGCGAAGAGCGCAAGGACGCGCTCAAAGGTCTGGGCTGTTCGCGCAAGCGGGTCGAGGATGCGCGCTTTACCCAGGGCAAGGGCAATTACATCGACGATGTGAACCTGCCCGGGATGCTGCACGGCGATTTCGTGCGTTCGCCCTATGCGCATGCGCGGGTGGTCAGCATCGACACCTCGGCGGCGATGGCGCTGGACGGGGTTGTGGCGGTTCTGACCGCCAAGGACCTTGAACCGCTGGGCCTGCACTGGATGCCGACCCTTGCGGGCGACAAGCAGATGGTGCTGGCCGATGGCAAGGTGCTGTTCCAAGGGCAAGAGGTGGCCTTTGTCGTCGCCAAGGACCGCTATATCGCCGCCGACGCGGTGGAACTGGTCGAGGTCGAATACGAAGACCTGCCGGTTCTGGTGAACCCCTTCGAGGCGCTGAAATCCGACGTTGTCCTGCGCGAGGATATCAAGGACGAAAAAGAGGGCGCCCATGGCGCGCGCAAGCATCACAACCACATCTTTACCTGGGAAGAGGGCGACAAGGAAGCCACCGAACAGGCCATCGGCGCCGCCGAGGTGGTGGCGGAGGAGATGGTGTATTACCACCGCACCCACCCCTGCCCGCTGGAACCCTGCGGCAGCGTCGCCAGCATGGACAAGGTCAATGGCAAGCTGACACTTTGGGGCACCTTTCAGGCGCCGCATGTGGTGCGCACGGTCGCGAGCCTTTTGTCGGGGATCGAAGAGCACAACATCCGCGTCATCAGCCCCGACATCGGCGGCGGTTTCGGCAACAAGGTCGGCGTCTATCCCGGCTATGTCTGCTCCATCGTCGCGTCGATCGTGACCGGGGTTCCGGTCAAGTGGATCGAGGACCGGATGGACAACCTGATGGCCACCGCCTTTGCCCGCGACTACTGGATGAAGGGGCGCATTTCGGCCACCAAAGAGGGCAAGATCACCGGTCTTGACGTGCATGTCACCGCCGATCACGGCGCCTTTGACGCCTGCGCCGACCCCACCAAGTTCCCGGCAGGGTTCTTCCACATCGTCACCGGGTCTTATGACATCCCCGTTGCCCATGTTGCGGTCGATGGCGTTTATACCAACAAGGCGCCCGGGGGCGTGGCCTATCGCTGTTCCTTCCGCGTAACCGAGGCCGCCTATTGCATCGAACGCATGATCGAGGTTCTGGCGATCGAGCTGGGTATGGACGCGGCCGAGCTGCGCCGCATCAACTTCATCAAGAAGGACCAGTTCCCCTACCAGTCGGCGCTTGGCTGGGAATATGACAGCGGCGATTATCACACCGCCTGGGACAAGGCGCTGAAAGCCGTCGATTACGAGGGGCTGCGCAAGGAACAGGCGCAGATGCTGGAGGATTTCAAGGCCGGCAAATCGCGCAAGCTGCTGGGCATTGGCCTGACCCATTTCACCGAGATCGTCGGCGCGGGTCCGGTCAAGAACTGCGACATCCTTGGCATGGGCATGTTCGACAGCTGCGAAATCCGCATCCACCCGACGGGGTCCGCGATTGCCCGGCTGGGGACGATTTCCCAAGGTCAGGGCCACGCCACGACCTTTGCGCAGATCCTTGCGTCAGAAATCGGCCTGCCCGCCGACAGCATCACGATTGAGGAAGGCGACACCGATACCGCGCCTTACGGGCTGGGCACCTATGGCTCGCGGTCCACACCGGTGGCGGGGGCGGCGACGGCCATGGCGGGGCGCAAGATCAGGGCCAAGGCCCAGATGATCGCGGCCTATCTGCTCGAAGTGCATGACGACGACGTGGAATGGGACGTGGACCGCTTTGCCGTCAAGGGCGCGCCGGAACGGTTCAAGACCATGAAGGACATCGCCTATGCCGCCTACAATCAGGCGATCCCGGGCGTTGAGCCGGGCCTTGAAGCGGTCAGTTACTACGATCCGCCCAACATGACCTATCCCTTTGGCGCCTATATCTGCGTCATGGAGATCGACGTCGATACCGGGGAACACAAGATCCGCCAGTTCTATGCGCTGGACGATTGCGGCACCCGGATCAACCCGATGGTCATCGACGGGCAGGTCCATGGCGGCGTGACCGAGGCGCTGGCCATCGCGATGGGTCAGGAAATCGCCTATGACGAAATGGGCAACTGCAAGACCGGCACCTTGATGGACTTTTTCCTGCCCACGGCGGTCGAAGTGCCGAACTACCAGACCGACCACACCGTCACGCCCAGCCCGCACCACCCCATCGGGGCCAAGGGTGTGGGTGAAAGCCCCAACGTCGGCGGCGTTCCGGCCTTTTCCAACGCGGTGCACGATGCCTTTCGGCCCTTTGGGCTGCGGCAATCGCATATGCCGCATGACCACTGGCGAATCTGGAAGATTGCGCAGACCCTGGGATTGCACGACTGA
- a CDS encoding amidohydrolase: protein MRLSNLDITELTDWRHMLHRVPELSGEEEQTARHVVQMLQATDPDQIVTGLGGHGVAALYRGALPGPCVMLRCELDALPIEELGEVAHKSQTPGKAHLCGHDGHMTMLAAMARMLGRQRPLRGSVILMFQPAEENGEGARAVVADPAYAQLRPDYVFAIHNMPGLPLGAVALRPGPACCASRGMRITLQGQTAHAAEPEEGRSPMVALSRLMPDLTALSQGTPEDMDFALATVTHARMGEASFGVAPGHAEFFVTLRTLVDDTMAALVARAEALVAEQASAAGLTFEIGYEDIFDATVNDPEAADLAWRAIETIGVPLGQEGLPIRASEDVGCFGGSAKLAFMLLGAGETCPAVHTPRYDFPDDLIARGAAIYSAILKDILGPEGK from the coding sequence ATGCGGCTGAGCAACCTCGACATCACTGAACTGACCGACTGGCGGCACATGCTGCACCGCGTTCCGGAATTGTCCGGCGAAGAAGAGCAGACCGCGCGCCATGTGGTGCAGATGCTGCAGGCGACCGACCCCGACCAGATCGTGACCGGGCTGGGCGGCCACGGCGTTGCCGCGCTGTACCGTGGCGCCTTGCCCGGCCCCTGCGTCATGCTGCGCTGCGAGTTGGACGCACTGCCCATCGAGGAGCTGGGCGAGGTCGCGCATAAATCGCAAACCCCCGGCAAGGCGCATCTGTGCGGCCATGACGGTCACATGACCATGCTGGCCGCCATGGCGCGGATGCTGGGGCGGCAGCGCCCCTTGCGCGGCAGCGTCATCCTGATGTTCCAGCCCGCCGAGGAAAACGGCGAGGGGGCGCGCGCCGTGGTGGCCGACCCGGCCTATGCGCAGCTGCGCCCCGACTATGTCTTTGCCATCCACAACATGCCGGGCCTGCCGCTGGGCGCGGTGGCGCTGCGACCCGGTCCGGCCTGCTGCGCGTCGCGCGGGATGCGCATCACGCTTCAGGGGCAGACCGCCCATGCCGCCGAACCCGAAGAGGGGCGTTCGCCCATGGTGGCGCTGTCGCGGCTGATGCCGGACCTGACCGCCCTGTCGCAAGGCACCCCCGAGGACATGGATTTCGCCCTGGCCACAGTGACCCATGCCCGGATGGGCGAGGCGTCGTTCGGGGTTGCGCCGGGACATGCCGAATTTTTCGTCACCCTGCGCACCCTTGTCGATGACACCATGGCCGCGCTGGTGGCCCGCGCCGAGGCGCTTGTCGCCGAACAGGCCAGCGCGGCGGGCCTGACCTTCGAGATCGGCTACGAGGACATTTTCGACGCCACAGTGAACGACCCCGAGGCCGCCGACCTGGCCTGGCGCGCGATTGAAACCATCGGCGTGCCGCTTGGGCAAGAGGGGCTGCCAATCCGCGCCTCCGAGGATGTGGGCTGTTTCGGCGGTTCGGCGAAACTGGCCTTCATGTTGCTGGGCGCGGGGGAAACCTGCCCGGCGGTGCACACGCCGCGCTATGATTTCCCGGACGATCTGATCGCGCGCGGGGCGGCCATCTACAGCGCTATCCTAAAGGATATCCTGGGGCCGGAAGGCAAGTGA
- a CDS encoding TRAP transporter substrate-binding protein, protein MTTRRSLMAGAAALAIAAVGATGAMAQEVTLKLHQFLPAQANVPRLILDVWADKVEAESGDRIKIERFPAMQLGGTPPELIDQAIDGVADIVWAVNGFTPGRFPHTEVFELPFMTSDARAASYAYWTMFKEHMETTDFADLKILGTWVHGPGMLHTKSPVASPEDLQGLKIRGGSRMVNQLLERVGAEPIGLPVTAIPEALSKGVIDGTTIPWEVTTALKVSELVGNHTEFDGPAIYNLTFVLAMNKDRYDALPDDLKAVMDANSGLEFSVMAGGIMEDADGPARQIAVDNGNTIVTVSEADAAKWEEMARPVYDAWIADVANKGIDGAALIEQARALMSEYQANN, encoded by the coding sequence ATGACCACACGCAGAAGCCTGATGGCCGGGGCGGCCGCGCTTGCCATCGCCGCTGTTGGCGCTACCGGCGCAATGGCGCAAGAGGTTACGCTGAAACTGCACCAGTTCCTGCCCGCGCAGGCCAACGTGCCAAGGCTGATCCTTGATGTCTGGGCCGACAAGGTCGAGGCCGAATCGGGGGACCGTATCAAGATTGAACGCTTTCCCGCGATGCAGCTGGGCGGCACCCCGCCCGAGCTGATCGATCAGGCCATCGACGGCGTCGCCGATATCGTCTGGGCGGTGAACGGATTCACGCCGGGACGTTTTCCGCATACCGAAGTGTTCGAGCTGCCCTTCATGACCTCGGATGCGCGCGCCGCCTCATACGCCTATTGGACGATGTTCAAAGAGCATATGGAGACGACTGATTTCGCCGATCTCAAGATCCTTGGCACCTGGGTGCACGGCCCCGGCATGTTGCACACCAAATCCCCCGTGGCCTCGCCCGAGGATCTGCAGGGCCTGAAGATCCGCGGCGGATCGCGCATGGTAAACCAGCTGCTGGAGCGGGTCGGCGCAGAACCCATCGGCCTGCCCGTCACCGCCATCCCCGAGGCGCTGTCCAAGGGCGTGATCGACGGCACCACCATCCCCTGGGAGGTGACGACCGCGTTGAAGGTGTCGGAACTGGTGGGCAATCACACCGAATTCGACGGCCCGGCGATCTATAACCTGACCTTCGTTCTGGCGATGAACAAGGACCGCTACGACGCGCTGCCCGACGATCTGAAGGCGGTGATGGACGCCAATTCGGGGCTCGAGTTCAGCGTGATGGCGGGCGGTATCATGGAGGATGCCGACGGCCCCGCGCGCCAGATCGCCGTGGACAATGGCAACACCATCGTCACCGTGTCCGAAGCGGACGCCGCGAAGTGGGAGGAGATGGCCCGCCCGGTCTATGACGCATGGATCGCGGACGTGGCGAACAAGGGAATTGATGGCGCGGCCCTGATCGAACAGGCACGCGCCCTCATGTCGGAATACCAAGCAAATAACTAA
- a CDS encoding TRAP transporter large permease yields MSNLEIGIYSFPALLLLIFVRVPIGLAMFITGFVGLWMVNGNMIMALARLKSEAYTTFSSYSLSIVPMFLLMGYFATLGGMSQALFKAAENFLGHRKGGVAMAAIGACAGFGSICGSSLATAATMSRVALPELKSYGYKGGFSTATLAAGGTLGILIPPSVVLVIYAILTEQNIAKLFLAAFIPGIMAAIGYMIAVSIYVRMNPGSAGVRPPVPMAERFRALIDVWPVLLVFVSVVGGIYGGIFTPTEGAAVGALGTGIIAFVNGGLTRRTLVDSFADTARSTAMIFFIVLGAAFYNGFLALTQVPQQLSQLVVDQGFSPMLVLVLILALYLVFGCFMDSLSMILLTIPIFFPVISALDFGMSTEHVAIWFGILVLIVVEVGLITPPVGMNLFVINAMDPETPMFETYKAVIYYVISDLVRVAILVMFPAITLFLLPG; encoded by the coding sequence TTGAGCAACCTTGAAATCGGTATCTATTCCTTTCCGGCGCTGTTGCTGCTGATCTTTGTCCGGGTGCCCATCGGGCTGGCCATGTTCATCACCGGCTTTGTCGGGCTGTGGATGGTGAACGGCAACATGATCATGGCGTTGGCGCGGCTGAAGTCCGAGGCCTACACGACCTTTTCCAGCTATTCGCTGTCGATTGTCCCGATGTTCCTGCTGATGGGCTATTTCGCGACGCTGGGCGGCATGTCCCAGGCGCTGTTCAAGGCCGCCGAGAACTTTCTGGGCCACCGCAAGGGCGGGGTGGCCATGGCGGCCATCGGTGCCTGCGCGGGCTTTGGTTCGATCTGCGGGTCGTCTCTGGCCACCGCTGCCACCATGAGCCGCGTGGCCCTGCCCGAGTTGAAATCCTATGGCTACAAAGGCGGGTTTTCGACCGCAACGCTGGCGGCGGGCGGCACGCTGGGCATCCTGATCCCGCCCTCGGTGGTGTTGGTGATCTATGCCATCCTGACCGAACAGAATATCGCCAAGCTGTTTCTGGCGGCCTTCATCCCCGGCATCATGGCCGCCATCGGCTATATGATCGCGGTGTCGATCTATGTGCGGATGAACCCCGGCAGCGCAGGCGTGCGCCCGCCTGTGCCCATGGCCGAGCGGTTCCGCGCTTTGATTGACGTCTGGCCGGTGCTTTTGGTCTTTGTCTCGGTGGTGGGCGGCATCTATGGCGGCATCTTTACCCCAACCGAAGGCGCGGCCGTGGGCGCGCTGGGCACGGGGATCATCGCATTCGTCAACGGCGGTCTGACGCGCCGGACGCTGGTCGACAGCTTTGCCGATACCGCACGATCCACCGCGATGATCTTTTTCATCGTGCTGGGGGCGGCGTTCTACAACGGGTTCTTGGCGCTGACGCAGGTTCCGCAGCAGTTGTCGCAGCTGGTGGTGGATCAAGGGTTCAGCCCGATGCTGGTGCTGGTTCTGATCCTGGCGCTGTACCTTGTGTTCGGCTGCTTCATGGACAGCCTGTCGATGATCCTGCTGACGATCCCGATCTTCTTTCCGGTGATCTCGGCCTTGGATTTCGGGATGAGCACGGAACATGTGGCGATCTGGTTCGGCATCCTTGTGCTGATCGTGGTCGAGGTCGGATTGATCACGCCGCCGGTGGGGATGAACCTGTTCGTGATCAACGCCATGGACCCTGAAACCCCGATGTTCGAGACCTACAAGGCGGTGATCTACTACGTGATCTCCGACCTGGTGCGGGTGGCGATCCTGGTGATGTTCCCGGCGATCACGCTGTTCCTGCTGCCGGGGTAG